A portion of the Betta splendens chromosome 2, fBetSpl5.4, whole genome shotgun sequence genome contains these proteins:
- the LOC129604995 gene encoding uncharacterized protein LOC129604995: MTPPAVPLLLGVTVLWMCGRAVSEVSLNLSPNRLQFFSGDSVSLSCVEGGQTVDGTVRRTRGGTTDRCGPAGSDFGLFQDSSCVLDLLSSYTGLYWCETSSGRSDRVQISVFHREEFPFILEIPAHPVTAGSDVTLRCRNKDGSLRAAYFLKNNAATGDGLKVQELSIRAVQRSDEGLYSCSTDVSEPSPQSWLRVRDPTGTSAPPSTSFRSSAVTDPSCPSSAPPPPPPPPPPPPSPPPPPPPPPPPCVSPLRLVLHLLSFSLYCFCTGLLVSICCSRRMEDQLVVSMTTSRVGGASLEEEDHYVLVHGAEEQLDPR; the protein is encoded by the exons TCTCTCTGAACCTCAGTCCGAACCGTCTCCAGTTCTTCAGTGGAGactctgtgtctctgagctgtgttGAAGGTGGACAGACAGTTGATGGGACGGTGAGAAGGACCAGAGGAGGAACCACTGACCGCTGTGGACCAGCCGGTTCTGACTTTGGCCTGTTCCAGGACTCCTCCTGTGTTCTGGACCTGTTGTCATCCTACACTGGACTCTactggtgtgaaaccagttCTGGACGGAGCGACCGGGTCCAGATCAGCGTGTTCCACAGAGAAG AGTTTCCTTTTATTCTGGAGATCCCTGCACATCCTGTGAcggcaggaagtgatgtcactctgcgctgcagaaacaaagatgGCTCCTTACGTGCAGCTTATTTCCTCAAGAACAACGCAGCCACTGGAGACGGGCTCAAAGTCCAGGAGTTGAGCATCAGAGCGGTCCAGCGGTCTGATGAAGGCCTCTACTCCTGTTCTACAGACGTCTCTGAGCCGTCTCCTCAGAGCTGgctgagggtcagag ATCCTACAGGAACCTCTgctccaccctccacctccttccgCTCTTCAGCTGTGACGGATCCCTCCTGTCCTTcctcagccccccctccccctcctcctcctcctccccctcctccctctccccctcctcctcctcctccccctcctcccccctgtgTCTCTCCCCTCAggctcgtcctccacctcctgtcctTCTCTCTCTACTGTTTCTGCACTGGCCTGTTGGTGtccatctgctgcagcaggaggatggaggaccAACTCGTCGTCTCCATGACGACGAGTCGTGTGGGAGGTGCcagtctggaggaagaggaccaTTATGTCCTCGTTCATGGAGCTGAGGAGCAACTGGACCCACGCTGA